A single window of Rubripirellula lacrimiformis DNA harbors:
- a CDS encoding TIGR03000 domain-containing protein — MKFSHFLAVAVTTTALVGMPTAQAGGSWGGSSGGGYASSGGASASSGGSASSGGYASSGGARTGFFARLKARHASMASHGGSSGGSASSGGSASSGGRTVAYASSYSSSSGGSSGGISAGSSGGSSGGSHVGPLRRLMAKIHARKAARHSASSGGSSGGVSYVGYSSNSSGGSASSGGSASSGGSSGGYASYGGYAQPVVNSVSLDSGYGYESPVIESAYQSYSPVGETIIGETIIGERVIESGSSDDDATSQPAPQADEAPNSESTDTDSDSARYESAKPAVDSDAALLTVSVPESAIVTVNGHATTSDGNVRQFMSRGLKEGFVYTYVVDVKYEVDGSEKSESKSVQLRPGDIETVEFETPETAAVATEDLAGTEQEVITTVKLYVPADAEVSLAGNPTDGEGDVRTFRTKQLKPGQQWSDYTVVVTSVVDGQKVSKERTVNVHAGSVTELRFDFNGGELVSR, encoded by the coding sequence ATGAAGTTTTCGCATTTCTTGGCAGTCGCGGTTACCACGACAGCCCTGGTAGGGATGCCCACGGCGCAAGCCGGTGGGTCTTGGGGAGGTTCTTCGGGAGGCGGTTACGCTTCATCCGGAGGCGCTTCCGCAAGTTCGGGCGGCTCAGCTAGTTCAGGCGGATACGCCAGTTCAGGTGGCGCACGCACCGGATTTTTCGCACGGCTAAAAGCCCGTCACGCATCGATGGCATCCCATGGTGGATCCTCGGGCGGTTCGGCATCTTCCGGCGGTTCGGCCTCTTCGGGCGGACGCACCGTTGCCTACGCATCGTCGTATTCCAGCAGCAGTGGTGGATCGTCCGGTGGCATCAGCGCCGGATCATCCGGTGGCAGTAGCGGCGGATCACACGTGGGTCCTCTGCGCCGATTGATGGCCAAAATTCACGCTCGCAAAGCAGCGCGTCACAGCGCCAGCAGCGGCGGGTCCTCGGGCGGCGTCAGCTACGTCGGTTACTCGTCGAACTCGTCCGGCGGATCAGCTTCCTCGGGTGGTTCAGCATCATCCGGCGGCAGCAGTGGTGGGTACGCGTCTTATGGCGGATACGCACAACCGGTCGTCAACTCTGTCTCGCTGGATTCTGGCTACGGATACGAATCACCTGTGATCGAATCGGCCTACCAGTCGTATTCGCCCGTCGGTGAAACGATCATCGGCGAAACCATCATTGGTGAACGGGTCATCGAAAGCGGATCGTCCGACGATGACGCGACCAGCCAACCGGCACCACAAGCCGACGAGGCTCCTAACAGCGAATCCACCGACACCGACAGCGATTCGGCGCGTTACGAATCAGCCAAGCCTGCCGTCGATTCAGACGCAGCCCTGCTGACCGTCTCGGTTCCTGAAAGTGCGATTGTCACGGTCAATGGACACGCGACCACCAGCGACGGAAACGTTCGCCAGTTCATGTCACGTGGACTCAAGGAAGGCTTCGTTTACACCTACGTCGTCGACGTGAAGTACGAAGTCGATGGATCCGAAAAGTCGGAATCGAAGTCGGTTCAATTGCGTCCCGGCGACATCGAAACCGTCGAGTTCGAAACGCCTGAAACGGCTGCCGTCGCAACGGAAGATCTGGCCGGTACCGAACAAGAAGTCATCACGACCGTGAAGCTTTACGTTCCTGCCGACGCCGAAGTTTCGCTGGCCGGTAACCCAACCGATGGCGAAGGCGACGTGCGAACTTTCCGCACCAAGCAACTGAAGCCTGGACAGCAGTGGTCGGACTACACCGTCGTTGTGACATCCGTCGTTGATGGCCAAAAGGTCAGCAAAGAACGAACGGTCAATGTCCACGCCGGTTCGGTGACGGAACTGCGGTTCGATTTCAACGGTGGCGAACTGGTCAGCCGTTAA
- a CDS encoding HTTM domain-containing protein produces the protein MNDSDSSVAANVDSGLVSRVAGSIRGWAMGSIAAWDQFWFTPRLPHMAAVLRLLTGLMLLYGHLVLATDLMSFVGDDAWVNNQTAREFHDGAFGYSDWGRSYLWYLSNPLVLWLHQVFAIVVTACFAAGLFTRLTGPLAWFVQLMFLHRLTGALFGLDQIVTYAAMYLMLTPCGSWLSVDAWIRRRFADRITTSPRLAWMFPAATASIAVNVATRLLQLHLCVIYLFGGLAKARGTTWWDGTAMWYAAGNYEYQSLDLTWIANFPRLAAALSHLTVFWELSYVALVWPRITRPIVLGIAFAVHGGIAIFLGMITFGSMMIAANLIFVRPEFLLRMIGRPVTDDRSSSDWDDIDAESDEVWSDEDLGLDELAEKSSIGLGSSLDLGSSLSALDQSGLDPSGLDIGSELAPDQGSGMDGPAGTDSGSLAERTAKLDRYERKLRRAANKLQSKSNRIKGLEEKYRQRVAKLKQREAKIKGLVDRKRGKNQDGSPE, from the coding sequence ATGAACGATTCTGATTCATCGGTCGCCGCCAACGTCGATTCGGGGTTGGTTTCGAGGGTTGCCGGATCGATCCGCGGCTGGGCAATGGGCAGCATTGCCGCCTGGGACCAGTTTTGGTTCACGCCGCGTCTGCCGCACATGGCTGCCGTGTTGCGATTGCTGACGGGCCTGATGCTGTTGTATGGCCACTTGGTGTTGGCGACGGATCTGATGTCCTTCGTTGGTGACGACGCCTGGGTCAACAATCAGACGGCGCGGGAATTCCACGACGGTGCCTTCGGGTATTCGGATTGGGGACGCAGTTATCTGTGGTACCTCAGCAACCCGTTGGTGTTGTGGTTGCACCAGGTGTTTGCGATCGTCGTTACCGCATGTTTTGCCGCCGGATTGTTCACCCGTCTGACCGGCCCCTTGGCTTGGTTCGTCCAGTTGATGTTCTTGCATCGTTTGACGGGGGCGTTGTTCGGCCTAGACCAAATCGTGACCTACGCGGCGATGTACTTGATGCTGACACCCTGCGGCAGCTGGCTCAGCGTTGACGCTTGGATTCGTCGTCGCTTTGCTGATCGGATCACAACCAGCCCGCGATTGGCGTGGATGTTTCCCGCTGCGACGGCGTCCATCGCGGTCAATGTGGCGACCCGGTTGTTGCAACTGCATCTGTGTGTGATCTATCTGTTTGGCGGGTTGGCCAAGGCACGTGGCACGACGTGGTGGGACGGGACGGCGATGTGGTACGCCGCCGGCAACTATGAATACCAGTCCTTGGATCTGACTTGGATCGCAAATTTCCCCAGGTTGGCAGCCGCACTTTCGCACCTGACGGTGTTTTGGGAACTGAGCTACGTGGCGCTCGTGTGGCCACGCATCACCCGTCCGATCGTCCTGGGCATCGCGTTCGCGGTCCATGGTGGCATCGCGATCTTTTTGGGGATGATCACGTTTGGATCGATGATGATCGCGGCCAACCTGATCTTTGTGCGTCCCGAGTTTCTATTGCGGATGATCGGTCGGCCGGTTACCGATGATCGCTCGTCATCCGATTGGGACGACATCGATGCCGAATCGGACGAAGTCTGGTCAGACGAAGACTTGGGCCTCGATGAACTGGCGGAAAAGTCATCCATTGGCCTCGGTTCGTCATTGGATCTGGGGTCGTCGCTGTCGGCGCTGGATCAGTCCGGGTTAGATCCGTCCGGTCTAGACATCGGTAGCGAGTTGGCGCCGGATCAGGGGTCCGGAATGGATGGACCCGCCGGAACCGACAGCGGATCGTTGGCGGAGCGGACTGCGAAACTGGATCGTTATGAACGCAAGCTGCGGCGTGCTGCGAACAAGTTGCAATCCAAAAGCAATCGGATCAAAGGTTTGGAAGAGAAGTATCGCCAGCGGGTTGCCAAGCTGAAACAACGCGAAGCAAAGATCAAAGGACTGGTCGATCGCAAGCGTGGCAAAAATCAGGACGGTTCACCGGAGTGA
- the gpmI gene encoding 2,3-bisphosphoglycerate-independent phosphoglycerate mutase — MQVRRKPVVLIVRDGWGENPNRDADATNAIVQANTPVSDRLMNEYPHALVKTSGEDVGLPAGVMGNSEVGHQNIGAGRIVDQEVMRITRAIRSGAFFTNPTITAAVQHVQASGGKLHVLGLMSDGRVHSDIQHAFAFIQVAKDAGLGRDRLAIHAITDGRDTSPTSGVKFVGEVEKKCEEIGAGHVASVIGRFFAMDRDFRWDRVQKAYDLLTKGSDRTAQSGTEAVQNYYDNPTTPSVTGDEFVEPTTIIPATGSPALVQAGDAVVFMNYRGDRPRELTKAFVYDDAQWSNIQGGGFDRGQKIDNLYFATMAGYETGLPVHVIFEKPAKMPHILGEYISSLGLHQFRCAETEKYPHVTFFFNDYRDEPFNEEDRGMAQSPRDVSTYDQKPEMSAEEVASKVLAEIETGEADLIVVNFANGDMVGHTGVLAAAVSAVETVDACVGKVVEATLAKGGSLVVTADHGNCEQMVDPETGGPHTAHTTFDVPLIVVEPGLEGKTLRQGGRLADIAPTLLALMGLPKPAEMTGESLIDLA, encoded by the coding sequence GTGCAAGTTCGCCGAAAACCTGTCGTCCTAATCGTCCGCGACGGCTGGGGTGAGAATCCGAATCGCGATGCCGATGCCACCAACGCCATCGTGCAAGCCAACACGCCGGTTTCCGACCGGTTGATGAACGAATACCCCCATGCGTTGGTCAAGACGTCCGGCGAAGACGTCGGGCTGCCCGCCGGAGTGATGGGCAACAGCGAAGTCGGCCACCAGAACATCGGTGCGGGACGAATTGTCGATCAAGAAGTCATGCGGATCACGCGGGCGATCCGCAGCGGCGCGTTCTTCACCAACCCGACCATCACCGCCGCGGTACAGCACGTCCAAGCCAGCGGCGGCAAACTGCACGTCTTGGGGCTGATGTCCGACGGACGCGTGCACAGCGACATCCAGCACGCCTTTGCGTTCATCCAAGTCGCCAAGGACGCCGGGCTAGGCCGTGACCGCCTTGCCATCCACGCGATCACCGATGGACGCGATACGTCGCCCACCAGCGGCGTGAAGTTCGTGGGCGAAGTCGAAAAGAAATGCGAAGAGATCGGCGCCGGGCATGTCGCTAGTGTCATCGGTCGCTTCTTTGCCATGGACCGTGACTTCCGCTGGGACCGTGTCCAGAAAGCCTATGACCTGTTGACCAAGGGATCCGATCGCACCGCCCAATCGGGCACCGAGGCGGTGCAAAACTATTACGACAACCCGACCACCCCGTCGGTCACCGGCGACGAATTTGTCGAACCCACCACGATCATCCCGGCCACCGGCAGCCCCGCCCTGGTGCAAGCTGGCGACGCAGTCGTGTTCATGAACTACCGCGGCGACCGTCCGCGCGAATTGACCAAGGCATTCGTTTACGACGATGCCCAGTGGTCCAACATCCAAGGCGGTGGCTTCGATCGCGGTCAGAAGATCGACAACCTGTACTTCGCCACCATGGCTGGCTACGAAACCGGATTGCCCGTCCACGTGATCTTCGAAAAACCAGCGAAGATGCCTCACATCCTTGGCGAATACATCAGTTCCTTGGGGCTGCACCAATTCCGATGTGCCGAGACGGAAAAGTATCCGCACGTCACGTTCTTCTTCAACGACTATCGCGACGAACCGTTCAACGAAGAAGACCGCGGGATGGCCCAATCGCCTCGCGATGTTTCCACCTACGACCAGAAACCCGAGATGTCGGCCGAAGAAGTCGCGTCGAAGGTACTGGCCGAGATCGAAACGGGCGAAGCGGATCTGATCGTCGTTAACTTTGCCAATGGCGACATGGTCGGACACACCGGTGTCCTGGCCGCTGCGGTCTCCGCCGTCGAAACCGTCGATGCCTGTGTCGGCAAAGTCGTCGAGGCCACACTGGCCAAGGGTGGATCGTTGGTTGTCACCGCCGACCACGGCAACTGCGAACAAATGGTTGATCCAGAAACCGGTGGTCCGCACACCGCCCACACCACTTTTGACGTCCCGCTGATCGTGGTCGAACCAGGCCTGGAAGGCAAAACACTGCGACAAGGTGGACGCTTGGCCGACATCGCCCCCACTCTGCTGGCACTGATGGGACTGCCCAAACCAGCGGAGATGACAGGCGAAAGCCTGATCGACTTGGCTTAG
- a CDS encoding glucose-6-phosphate isomerase, whose protein sequence is MASLRFDVSAASSGPTRLSADRIQSIAGQLDRTRADFLASARDDADPAGFFGLPEQQLAAYLRDRQQSPLGRIFHVANGLHHHFDAVVVLGLDDVTLGARALRDACCDPYHNERSRAARGSKPRMYFGGDAFDNDAAASLIERILEGGYGDTPAERRWAIVVVDRSGESLPTAVALRQFLAALEMSLGAEAAQWLGRLVIPITGGDGRLRLLATEMGCEEVYTIPAGLPSGFDVLSPISLMPAAMLGLDCIKLLEGAAVMNEHFRAAEPADNMAIQHAAVQLACGDAGARPRSQAIVWSEALRTVARWCQSIGDHGNDHGGHPPSPAACETYRGSGIHHIMVDSDRHDVLGVGRLGVGNSLRDQDGLNAIADQTLTELMQSAAGNHRDRSAQSGELTTITTLPTIDTFVLGQLFQMCMISAHLQRQFIGEPSSPGPDSGSA, encoded by the coding sequence ATGGCCTCGCTTCGTTTCGATGTTTCCGCAGCTAGTAGCGGACCGACTAGGCTGTCCGCGGACCGGATCCAATCGATCGCCGGTCAGCTGGATCGGACCCGCGCAGATTTTCTTGCCTCGGCTCGGGACGATGCCGATCCGGCGGGGTTCTTTGGATTGCCCGAGCAGCAGTTGGCGGCGTACCTTCGCGATCGCCAACAATCGCCCTTGGGACGCATCTTTCACGTTGCCAATGGGCTGCATCACCACTTCGACGCCGTGGTGGTGTTGGGGCTTGATGACGTGACGTTGGGCGCTCGGGCGCTCCGCGATGCCTGCTGTGACCCGTACCACAATGAACGTTCGCGAGCCGCTCGGGGCAGCAAGCCACGGATGTACTTTGGCGGCGACGCATTTGACAACGACGCCGCGGCGTCGCTGATCGAGCGGATTTTGGAGGGGGGATACGGCGACACGCCGGCCGAACGGCGATGGGCCATCGTGGTGGTCGATCGCAGTGGCGAATCGTTGCCCACCGCGGTGGCGCTGCGGCAGTTCTTGGCGGCGCTGGAAATGTCGCTGGGGGCCGAAGCGGCCCAGTGGCTGGGGCGACTGGTGATCCCGATCACTGGCGGCGATGGTCGGCTGCGTTTGTTGGCGACCGAAATGGGCTGTGAAGAGGTCTACACCATCCCGGCTGGGTTGCCGTCGGGGTTCGATGTTCTGTCGCCAATCAGTTTGATGCCGGCTGCGATGCTGGGTCTGGATTGCATCAAGCTGCTGGAGGGGGCTGCGGTGATGAACGAACATTTTCGTGCCGCCGAGCCTGCCGACAACATGGCCATCCAGCATGCCGCGGTGCAGCTTGCATGCGGGGATGCCGGTGCCCGACCACGTTCGCAGGCGATCGTTTGGTCCGAAGCATTGCGGACCGTCGCCAGATGGTGTCAGTCGATCGGCGATCACGGGAACGATCACGGGGGACATCCACCCAGTCCGGCTGCCTGCGAAACCTATCGGGGATCGGGAATCCACCATATCATGGTCGACAGCGATCGCCACGACGTTTTGGGCGTGGGCCGCCTGGGGGTGGGAAACAGCCTGCGTGACCAAGACGGTCTGAACGCGATCGCCGACCAAACGTTGACCGAACTGATGCAGTCCGCCGCTGGTAACCACCGCGACCGCAGTGCCCAGTCCGGCGAATTGACCACCATCACGACCCTGCCCACAATCGACACCTTTGTGCTGGGCCAATTGTTCCAGATGTGCATGATCTCGGCTCACCTGCAACGTCAGTTCATTGGCGAACCTAGTTCGCCCGGTCCTGATTCTGGTTCGGCCTAG
- the trpA gene encoding tryptophan synthase subunit alpha, whose amino-acid sequence MSSVDQLFADLRQQGRKALMPFITAGDPDIETTAAILRAVGAAGADLCEVGVPYSDPVADGPVIQASYQRALDKKFKLAQVFDMGDSLVGQIQTPLVTMVSYAIIHRVGLAKYVQRAKAAGYAGAIVPDLLVEEAAELSTICKAADFSLIQLVTPTTPRHRQVAIANSSSGFLYYVSVTGITGERTALPEDLTSNVQWLRGETDLPICIGFGISSPETAAKLAPVADGLIVGSAVVRRIAAAADSASAVTDVADFVKQLRTAIDAA is encoded by the coding sequence ATGTCTTCAGTCGACCAGCTCTTTGCCGATCTCCGCCAGCAAGGCCGCAAGGCGTTGATGCCATTCATCACCGCAGGCGATCCTGATATCGAAACAACGGCTGCGATTCTGCGAGCGGTCGGTGCGGCCGGAGCCGATTTGTGCGAAGTCGGTGTTCCCTATAGCGACCCGGTGGCCGACGGTCCGGTCATCCAGGCTTCCTATCAACGTGCCTTGGATAAAAAGTTCAAACTCGCACAAGTCTTTGACATGGGCGATTCGCTGGTCGGTCAGATTCAGACGCCGTTGGTCACGATGGTCAGCTACGCGATCATTCATCGGGTTGGATTGGCCAAGTACGTCCAGCGGGCCAAAGCGGCTGGATACGCCGGCGCGATCGTGCCGGACTTGTTGGTCGAAGAAGCCGCTGAGTTGTCGACCATTTGCAAAGCTGCCGATTTCAGTCTGATCCAATTGGTCACCCCCACGACTCCGCGCCATCGTCAGGTGGCGATCGCCAACTCTTCGTCCGGGTTCCTGTACTACGTCTCGGTCACCGGGATCACGGGCGAACGGACGGCCCTGCCCGAAGATCTGACCAGCAATGTCCAGTGGCTGCGCGGCGAAACCGATCTGCCGATCTGCATTGGGTTCGGAATCAGCAGCCCCGAAACGGCGGCCAAGCTGGCCCCGGTCGCGGACGGGCTGATCGTCGGGTCCGCCGTCGTCCGGCGAATCGCAGCGGCGGCTGATTCAGCGTCGGCGGTCACGGACGTCGCCGATTTCGTCAAACAGCTGCGGACGGCAATCGACGCAGCCTAG
- a CDS encoding lysophospholipid acyltransferase family protein codes for MNRPLRYAFFALIVRPLMMIVLGTNVRRVDQLPQHGPAIIVANHNSHLDVFALMNVLGLGRLGMVRPVAAADYFLTRPLRRWFSTRIVGIIPIDRTKARREDGKHPLEAISEALRQDAIVLLFPEGSRGEPEKLAAFQSGVAHLAKRHPDVPITPVFMHGLGKALPKGEALLVPFFCDMFVGQPLTLGLGKKELMAELTDSMTHLKDELPVESW; via the coding sequence ATGAATCGTCCGCTTCGATATGCATTCTTTGCTTTGATTGTTCGACCGTTGATGATGATCGTGCTGGGCACGAATGTCCGGCGAGTGGACCAATTGCCCCAGCATGGTCCGGCCATCATCGTCGCCAACCACAACAGCCACTTGGACGTGTTCGCATTGATGAACGTGCTGGGACTCGGACGCCTGGGCATGGTACGCCCTGTCGCGGCAGCCGACTATTTCTTGACACGGCCGCTGCGTCGTTGGTTCTCCACTCGTATCGTCGGCATCATTCCGATCGATCGCACCAAGGCCAGACGCGAAGACGGCAAACATCCCTTGGAAGCGATTTCCGAAGCGCTGCGTCAGGACGCCATCGTGCTGTTGTTTCCCGAGGGCAGTCGCGGCGAGCCAGAGAAACTCGCAGCCTTCCAAAGCGGTGTCGCACACCTAGCCAAACGACACCCCGACGTTCCCATCACGCCCGTGTTCATGCATGGGCTAGGGAAAGCTCTTCCCAAGGGCGAAGCGTTATTGGTGCCATTCTTTTGTGACATGTTCGTCGGCCAGCCACTGACGCTAGGCCTGGGCAAAAAAGAACTGATGGCCGAACTAACCGATTCGATGACCCACCTTAAAGACGAACTGCCCGTCGAAAGCTGGTGA
- a CDS encoding phosphatidate cytidylyltransferase, with amino-acid sequence MNHLAPEVRTTILCLFAALAVSSVLTLLIQRVKPDRDYRELRSRVRTWWTIVGLFSVTLVWSPTATVAFLGFVSFLGLKEFLSMTPTRRADRRVLFYAYLAVPIQYYFAASAWYGMFIVFIPVLMFVWLPTRMWMIGQTDGFLRAAGSLHWALMITVFSLSHAAYLLAIQPAEGARFPAAYPSEISMTSAGPGLLMFLILVTELNDIFQYMWGKSLGRTLLTRKVAPLVSPGKTWAGLIGGVATTVALAAWLGPRLTIMDLPRSVLAGIIIGLAGFAGDLCLSALKRDLKIKDFGATLPGHGGILDRVDSLIFTAPLFLHFVYYCYG; translated from the coding sequence ATGAACCACCTGGCCCCCGAAGTCCGCACCACGATCCTGTGCCTGTTTGCAGCACTGGCGGTTTCCAGCGTCCTGACGCTGCTGATCCAGCGGGTCAAACCGGATCGCGACTATCGCGAACTTCGCAGCCGCGTCCGAACTTGGTGGACGATCGTGGGACTGTTCTCGGTGACACTGGTTTGGTCGCCAACGGCAACGGTGGCGTTCTTGGGATTTGTCAGCTTCCTGGGTCTGAAAGAGTTCCTGTCGATGACGCCGACGCGGCGAGCCGATCGACGCGTGCTGTTCTATGCCTACTTGGCGGTACCGATTCAGTACTACTTTGCCGCATCGGCTTGGTACGGCATGTTCATCGTTTTCATCCCGGTGTTGATGTTCGTGTGGTTGCCGACGCGGATGTGGATGATCGGTCAAACCGACGGTTTCTTAAGAGCCGCCGGATCGCTGCACTGGGCTTTGATGATCACGGTGTTCAGCCTGTCGCATGCGGCCTACCTATTGGCGATCCAGCCAGCCGAGGGTGCCCGATTCCCGGCGGCCTATCCATCAGAGATCTCGATGACGAGCGCTGGCCCGGGGCTGTTGATGTTCTTGATTCTGGTCACCGAACTGAACGATATCTTTCAGTACATGTGGGGGAAATCTTTGGGGCGAACGCTGCTGACCCGCAAGGTCGCGCCGTTGGTCAGCCCCGGCAAGACCTGGGCCGGTTTGATCGGAGGCGTCGCGACGACGGTTGCACTGGCGGCATGGCTGGGACCGCGGTTGACGATCATGGACCTGCCACGATCCGTCCTGGCAGGCATCATCATTGGGTTGGCCGGATTCGCCGGTGACCTATGTCTTTCGGCGCTCAAGCGAGACCTGAAAATCAAAGACTTCGGCGCAACGCTGCCCGGCCACGGAGGGATCTTGGATCGCGTAGACTCGTTGATCTTCACCGCACCACTATTCCTGCACTTTGTTTATTACTGTTACGGCTGA
- a CDS encoding phosphatase PAP2/dual specificity phosphatase family protein: protein MMDHPNSVASKSWMLRPCRHRVSFVNALGVSVTGCLLFLVLYGGASYLTSLRTDVGTWRYSWEQYIPLVPIMVVPYMSIDVFFAISPFLCRDQKELRVLAFRLAAVIAGAAFCFVVFPLQLAVERPVASGFFGGIYNAFTALDRPYNLCPSMHIGLRTVLAAHFVRHCRRRSTKAVTHVWFFLIGCSTLLLWQHHVIDVVGGFVLALMVMYAIDGKPWIRQRGGDALANWQGAIWYGSAAMLSVLPVLVWPKIAWLTLWPATACGCIALGYAWIGPAVYRRSKGRISMPAKILLTPVLLGQWLSWRHYAKQAEMMNYVCDGVWIGRQLTDVEARLAAGHGIAAVIDVCNAFDEPASLLAMNRLEVPVMDLTAPSDEQLQACFEFIQRHRDRGVLVHCKAGYSRSAAIVAYWMVRTGRAEVAEDAFAALRQIRPAVVIRPEIRRVLRPTCSPSFVATA, encoded by the coding sequence ATGATGGATCATCCCAACTCGGTTGCGTCCAAATCGTGGATGCTGCGTCCATGCCGGCACCGCGTGTCTTTCGTGAATGCGTTGGGCGTCTCCGTGACCGGTTGTCTGCTGTTTCTGGTTCTGTACGGGGGCGCATCCTATTTGACGAGTTTGCGCACGGACGTTGGGACGTGGCGGTATTCTTGGGAACAGTACATTCCGCTGGTGCCGATCATGGTCGTGCCGTACATGTCGATCGATGTCTTTTTTGCGATTTCGCCGTTCCTGTGTCGGGATCAGAAAGAGCTTCGGGTCTTGGCTTTCCGGTTGGCTGCGGTGATCGCCGGAGCTGCGTTCTGTTTTGTTGTGTTTCCGTTGCAATTGGCGGTCGAACGTCCTGTCGCAAGTGGCTTCTTTGGCGGCATCTACAATGCGTTCACTGCGCTGGATCGGCCCTACAACCTCTGCCCGTCGATGCACATTGGGCTGCGGACCGTTTTAGCGGCTCACTTCGTCAGACATTGTCGGCGCCGCTCGACGAAAGCGGTGACCCATGTGTGGTTCTTTTTGATCGGGTGTTCCACGCTGTTGCTATGGCAACATCACGTGATTGATGTGGTGGGTGGATTCGTGTTGGCATTGATGGTGATGTACGCGATCGATGGCAAGCCATGGATTCGACAGCGCGGCGGTGACGCATTGGCAAATTGGCAGGGCGCGATCTGGTATGGATCGGCTGCGATGTTGTCTGTGTTGCCGGTGTTGGTGTGGCCGAAGATCGCTTGGCTTACTCTGTGGCCGGCCACCGCGTGTGGGTGCATCGCGCTGGGGTATGCCTGGATAGGTCCCGCGGTGTATCGCCGATCGAAGGGACGCATCAGTATGCCTGCCAAGATTCTGTTAACGCCTGTTCTGTTGGGGCAATGGTTGTCGTGGCGTCACTATGCCAAACAAGCAGAGATGATGAATTATGTTTGTGACGGAGTTTGGATTGGCCGTCAGCTAACGGATGTCGAAGCACGCTTGGCCGCGGGACATGGCATTGCGGCCGTCATCGATGTCTGCAACGCCTTCGACGAACCCGCATCGCTGCTTGCCATGAACCGCCTGGAAGTTCCTGTGATGGATTTGACCGCGCCTAGCGACGAACAGTTGCAGGCGTGTTTTGAATTCATTCAGCGTCATCGGGACCGGGGTGTGTTGGTGCATTGCAAGGCCGGATATTCTCGAAGTGCGGCTATCGTTGCATACTGGATGGTCCGTACCGGCCGCGCCGAGGTGGCCGAAGATGCGTTTGCAGCACTGCGGCAAATTCGCCCCGCCGTGGTGATTCGGCCGGAAATTCGCCGCGTCTTGCGCCCAACTTGTTCCCCATCCTTTGTCGCAACGGCCTGA
- a CDS encoding CDP-alcohol phosphatidyltransferase family protein has product MPSIYDLKPRFQNLLRPCTAWLARHGVTANQVTIAAVILSAIGGGLIAAYPTRPWALLSTPVVLLVRMALNAVDGMLAREFGMKSRLGAVLNELGDVISDVVLYLPLALVPIVPAWAVVAFVLQAVIVEFAGVVAIQIGSPRGYQGPLGKSDRAFWMGAMATLLAFDILSPRLAMIALVLLTTLGLVTMVKRVSVALRNQQETV; this is encoded by the coding sequence ATGCCCAGCATCTATGACCTGAAACCACGTTTTCAGAACCTGCTGCGCCCGTGCACCGCTTGGTTGGCCCGCCACGGAGTCACCGCCAACCAGGTCACCATCGCGGCGGTGATTTTGTCCGCCATCGGCGGCGGTCTGATCGCTGCGTATCCGACTCGCCCTTGGGCACTGTTGTCGACGCCGGTGGTGTTGTTGGTGCGGATGGCGCTGAACGCAGTGGACGGGATGTTGGCTAGAGAGTTCGGCATGAAGAGCCGCTTGGGGGCGGTGCTGAATGAACTGGGCGACGTGATCAGCGATGTGGTGCTGTATTTGCCATTGGCGCTGGTGCCAATCGTTCCGGCGTGGGCCGTCGTCGCTTTCGTGTTGCAAGCGGTGATCGTCGAATTCGCGGGAGTCGTGGCCATCCAAATTGGCAGCCCACGCGGCTATCAGGGGCCGCTGGGTAAAAGCGATCGAGCGTTCTGGATGGGAGCCATGGCAACCTTGTTGGCTTTCGACATCCTGAGTCCCCGCTTGGCCATGATCGCCTTGGTTTTGTTGACGACGCTGGGCCTGGTAACCATGGTCAAACGCGTTTCGGTGGCGCTTCGGAATCAGCAAGAAACCGTTTGA